In one Pseudomonas sp. SG20056 genomic region, the following are encoded:
- a CDS encoding GntR family transcriptional regulator, translating to MNEQLQPLKKQTREGKSTRSGTQDDVVYAHIFDAILEQRLAPGTKLSEEALGEIFGVSRTIIRRALSRLAHEGVVLLRPNRGAVVASPGAEEARQIFYVRRMIERAITELACKNAKPEQIAALRQMVIDERDCFARGDRGMGIRLSGEFHLKLAEAAGNLTLLGFLRSLISQTSLIIALYESNSRTHCSDAEHDQVIDAIEAGNVEVAVDLMMRHMDSVDAKLNLDGETASDDLHAVFSHLLPGSKKKAASR from the coding sequence ATGAACGAACAATTGCAGCCCCTTAAGAAGCAGACGCGCGAAGGCAAGAGCACTCGCAGCGGGACTCAGGACGATGTCGTTTACGCCCATATCTTCGATGCCATTCTCGAACAGCGTCTGGCTCCTGGCACCAAGCTAAGTGAAGAGGCGCTCGGTGAAATCTTCGGCGTCAGCCGCACCATTATCCGTCGTGCCTTGTCGCGCCTGGCCCACGAAGGCGTGGTGCTGCTGCGGCCTAACCGTGGCGCGGTAGTGGCCAGCCCGGGGGCGGAAGAAGCTCGGCAGATCTTCTATGTGCGCCGCATGATCGAACGGGCGATTACCGAGTTGGCCTGCAAGAACGCCAAGCCGGAACAGATTGCCGCGCTGCGCCAGATGGTTATTGATGAGCGTGACTGCTTCGCCCGTGGTGACCGTGGCATGGGCATTCGTCTGTCGGGTGAGTTCCACCTGAAACTCGCGGAAGCCGCCGGTAACCTGACCTTGCTAGGCTTTCTGCGCAGCCTGATTTCCCAGACCTCGCTGATCATCGCCCTGTATGAAAGCAACAGCCGCACCCACTGCTCGGATGCCGAGCATGACCAGGTGATCGACGCCATCGAAGCCGGCAATGTTGAAGTGGCGGTGGACCTGATGATGCGCCACATGGACAGCGTTGACGCCAAGCTCAATCTGGATGGCGAAACCGCCTCCGATGACCTGCACGCGGTGTTCTCGCACCTGCTGCCGGGCAGCAAGAAGAAAGCTGCAAGTCGCTAA
- the uraD gene encoding 2-oxo-4-hydroxy-4-carboxy-5-ureidoimidazoline decarboxylase → MSRFQTLTPSRLTREDFVKVFADIYEHSPWVAEKAFDLGQDDSINEINGLHQRMADLLLSASHAAQLALINAHPDLAGKAAVRGELTASSTSEQAGAGIHECTAEEFARFTELNDAYKAKFGFPFIMAVKGSNRHQILAAFEERIHNSPEQEFACALAEINKIALFRLQQL, encoded by the coding sequence ATGAGCCGTTTTCAAACCCTGACCCCGTCCCGTTTGACCCGTGAAGACTTCGTCAAAGTCTTCGCTGATATCTACGAGCACTCGCCCTGGGTCGCCGAAAAGGCTTTTGACCTGGGCCAGGACGACAGCATCAACGAAATCAACGGCCTGCATCAGCGCATGGCCGATCTGTTGCTCAGTGCCAGCCACGCTGCACAACTGGCACTGATCAATGCTCACCCGGACCTGGCCGGCAAGGCAGCCGTACGTGGTGAGTTAACCGCCTCTTCGACGTCGGAGCAGGCCGGTGCGGGCATTCATGAATGCACCGCAGAAGAGTTCGCCCGCTTTACCGAACTGAACGATGCCTACAAAGCCAAGTTCGGCTTCCCCTTCATCATGGCGGTGAAAGGCAGCAATCGGCACCAGATCCTGGCGGCCTTCGAGGAGCGGATTCACAACTCCCCGGAGCAGGAATTCGCCTGCGCCCTGGCCGAGATCAACAAGATCGCGCTGTTCCGCTTGCAGCAGCTGTAG
- the alc gene encoding allantoicase gives MKAYAVPFEKYVNLADARLGTKAISVTDDWFADVNRLFQPTPAVWKEGVFDDNGKWMDGWESRRKRFEGYDSAVIRLGVPGSIKGVDIDTSFFTGNFPPSASLEGCFVAEGDPTDATQWTEVLGAVELQGNSHHYHEINNAQAFTHLRFNIYPDGGVARLRVYGVPFRDWSNVGDNEQIDLAAALNGGRALACSDEHFGRMSNILNPGRGINMGDGWETARRRTPGNDWVIVALGHPGEIERIVVDTLHFKGNYPDSCSIQGAFVKGGTDSQIETQSLFWRDLLPSQKLQMHAEHEFSEQINALGPITHVRVNVFPDGGISRLRLFGKVAK, from the coding sequence ATGAAAGCTTACGCCGTACCCTTTGAGAAATACGTCAACCTCGCCGACGCACGCCTGGGCACCAAGGCCATCTCGGTCACCGACGACTGGTTCGCCGACGTTAACCGTCTGTTCCAGCCGACCCCGGCCGTATGGAAGGAGGGCGTGTTCGATGACAACGGCAAGTGGATGGATGGCTGGGAATCGCGCCGCAAGCGCTTCGAGGGTTACGACAGCGCGGTAATCCGCCTGGGCGTGCCGGGCTCGATCAAGGGCGTGGACATCGACACCAGTTTCTTCACCGGTAACTTCCCGCCGTCGGCATCCCTGGAAGGCTGCTTCGTCGCCGAAGGTGACCCAACCGACGCCACCCAGTGGACTGAGGTGCTGGGCGCTGTCGAGTTGCAGGGCAACAGCCACCACTATCACGAAATCAATAACGCCCAGGCCTTCACCCACCTGCGCTTCAACATCTACCCAGACGGCGGCGTCGCTCGTCTGCGCGTTTACGGCGTACCGTTCCGTGACTGGAGCAACGTTGGCGACAACGAGCAGATCGACCTGGCAGCCGCACTGAATGGCGGTCGCGCCCTGGCCTGCTCGGACGAACACTTCGGCCGCATGAGCAACATCCTCAACCCGGGTCGTGGCATCAACATGGGCGACGGCTGGGAAACCGCACGTCGTCGCACGCCAGGTAACGACTGGGTAATCGTCGCCCTCGGCCATCCGGGCGAGATCGAACGCATTGTCGTAGACACCCTGCACTTCAAAGGCAACTACCCGGACAGCTGCTCGATCCAGGGCGCCTTCGTCAAAGGCGGCACCGACAGCCAGATCGAAACCCAGAGCCTGTTCTGGCGCGACCTGCTGCCGAGCCAGAAACTGCAGATGCACGCCGAACACGAGTTCAGCGAGCAGATCAACGCGCTGGGCCCGATCACCCACGTACGGGTGAACGTGTTCCCGGACGGTGGTATCAGCCGTCTGCGCCTGTTCGGCAAAGTCGCCAAGTAA
- a CDS encoding ureidoglycolate lyase: MRKLIIEPLSKEAFAPFGDVIETEGSEFFMINNGSTRRYHKLATVETAQPEDKAIISIFSAEALDMPLTIRMLERHPQGSQAFIPLLGNPFLIVVAPVGDAPESELVRAFRSNGRQGINYHRGVWHHPVLTIEKRDDFLVVDRSGTGNNCDEHFFTDDEQLLLAPHQ; this comes from the coding sequence ATGCGCAAATTGATCATTGAGCCGCTGAGCAAAGAAGCCTTCGCCCCCTTTGGTGACGTTATCGAAACCGAGGGTAGCGAATTCTTCATGATCAACAATGGCTCCACTCGCCGTTATCACAAACTGGCCACGGTCGAGACCGCACAGCCGGAGGATAAGGCGATCATCAGCATCTTCAGTGCCGAGGCGCTGGATATGCCGCTGACCATTCGCATGCTGGAGCGCCATCCGCAGGGCAGTCAGGCGTTTATTCCACTGCTCGGCAACCCCTTTCTGATCGTGGTCGCGCCAGTTGGCGATGCACCTGAATCAGAGTTGGTCCGCGCCTTCCGTAGCAACGGCAGGCAGGGCATTAATTACCATCGCGGCGTCTGGCACCACCCGGTGCTGACGATCGAAAAGCGGGATGACTTCCTGGTGGTTGATCGCAGTGGTACTGGCAACAACTGCGATGAGCATTTCTTTACCGACGACGAGCAACTGCTCCTCGCCCCCCACCAATAA
- a CDS encoding NCS2 family permease, with the protein MESAKQEQQATQMQELIKPGLLDRFFKLTEHRTTIKTELLAGLTTFVTMAYIIFVNPNIMASAGVDHGAAFVATCIGAALGCFLMGLYANWPVGLAPGMGLNAFFTYTVVGEMGYSWQIALGAVFISGVLFMIMSLSKIREWLLNSIPMSLRFAMGAGVGLFLGLIGLKTAGIVVDSPATLLTMGSFGEPSAILAAVCFLLIAVLSHRNVFGAILFSMLGVTALGWALGLVEYNGLVSMPPSLAPTFLAMDIAGAFNVAMVSVILAFLFVNMFDTAGTLMGVAHRANLVDEDGKIQNLSKALKADSTSSVVGAMVGCPPVTSYVESAAGVAAGGRTGLTAVAVGVLFLCAMFFAPLAGMIPAYATAGALIYVAMLMMSGMAHIDWKDHTDTIPAIVTVVMMPLTFSIANGIALGFLTYATLKLLTGQRDKVSVSLYVLCIIFIAKFAFL; encoded by the coding sequence GTGGAAAGCGCTAAACAAGAACAACAGGCGACGCAGATGCAAGAGCTGATCAAACCCGGTCTACTTGACCGCTTCTTCAAGCTGACCGAACACCGCACCACAATCAAAACCGAGCTGCTGGCGGGCCTGACGACTTTCGTCACCATGGCTTACATCATCTTCGTTAACCCCAACATCATGGCTTCGGCCGGCGTCGACCATGGCGCAGCCTTTGTTGCCACGTGCATCGGTGCAGCCCTGGGCTGCTTCCTGATGGGGCTGTATGCCAACTGGCCTGTTGGCCTGGCACCCGGCATGGGCTTGAACGCCTTCTTCACCTACACCGTGGTCGGCGAAATGGGCTACAGCTGGCAGATTGCCCTGGGCGCGGTGTTTATCTCCGGCGTGCTATTCATGATCATGAGCCTGTCGAAGATCCGCGAATGGCTGCTCAACAGCATCCCCATGAGCCTGCGTTTTGCCATGGGTGCGGGGGTGGGTCTGTTCCTTGGCCTGATCGGCCTGAAGACCGCCGGTATTGTCGTCGACAGCCCGGCAACACTGCTGACCATGGGGTCGTTCGGTGAACCGAGCGCGATCCTGGCTGCCGTTTGCTTTCTGCTGATTGCCGTACTGAGCCACCGCAACGTGTTTGGCGCCATCCTGTTCAGCATGCTCGGCGTCACCGCCCTGGGCTGGGCACTGGGCCTGGTTGAATACAACGGTCTGGTTTCCATGCCGCCGAGCCTCGCCCCGACCTTTCTGGCCATGGACATCGCCGGTGCCTTCAACGTTGCCATGGTCAGCGTGATTCTGGCCTTCCTCTTCGTCAACATGTTCGACACCGCTGGCACCCTGATGGGCGTTGCCCATCGCGCTAACCTGGTGGATGAAGACGGCAAGATCCAGAACCTTTCCAAAGCCCTCAAGGCGGACAGTACCTCCAGCGTGGTTGGTGCCATGGTCGGTTGCCCACCGGTAACCAGCTATGTGGAAAGTGCTGCTGGCGTTGCTGCCGGTGGCCGTACCGGTCTGACCGCTGTCGCTGTGGGCGTGCTGTTTCTCTGCGCGATGTTCTTTGCCCCACTGGCCGGCATGATCCCTGCCTACGCTACTGCTGGCGCACTGATTTATGTAGCAATGCTGATGATGAGCGGCATGGCGCATATCGACTGGAAAGATCATACCGACACCATCCCGGCGATCGTTACCGTGGTCATGATGCCGCTGACTTTCTCGATCGCCAACGGTATTGCTCTGGGCTTCCTGACCTACGCGACACTGAAACTGCTGACCGGTCAGCGCGACAAGGTATCGGTAAGCTTGTACGTTCTGTGCATCATCTTTATCGCCAAGTTCGCCTTCCTGTAA
- the xdhB gene encoding xanthine dehydrogenase molybdopterin binding subunit produces MSNHHVIKSQAELAELFRADITTGVGKSVKHESADKHVSGEAIYVDDRLEFPNQLHVYARMSDRAHARIVSIDTSPCYQFPGVAIAITKDDVPGQLDIGPVVAGDPLLADGKVEYVGQVVLAVGADSLETARKAAMAAIIEYEDLEPVLDVVDALRKKHFVLDSHQHKIGNSSAELATAPRRLQGSLHIGGQEHFYLETQISSVMPTEDGGMIIYTSTQNATEVQKLVAEVLGVPMHKIVIDMRRMGGGFGGKETQAAGPACLCAVIAHLTGRPTKMRLPRVEDMQITGKRHPFYVEYDVGFDDNGLLHGIEIELAGNCGYSPDLSGSIVDRAMFHSDNAYFLGNATINGHRCKTNTASNTAYRGFGGPQGMVAIEEIMDAVARSLGKDPLEVRKLNYYGKTERNVTHYHQTVEHNVIHEMTAELEASSDYAKRREEIRAFNAKSPVLKKGLALTPVKFGISFTATFLNQAGALIHIYTDGSIHLNHGGTEMGQGLNTKVAQIVAEVLQVDISRIQITATNTDKVPNTSPTAASSGADLNGKAAQNAAETLKQRLVDFLVREYKVTPEDVEFRNSQVRVRDLFLSFEEVIQKAYFGQVSLSSTGFYRTPKIYYDRDKAAGRPFYYFAYGAACSEVIVDTLTGEYKMLRTDILHDVGASLNPAIDIGQVEGAFVQGMGWLTMEELVWNGKGKLMTNGPASYKIPAIADMPLDLRVNLVENRKNPEDTVFHSKAVGEPPFMLGIAVWCAIKDAVASLADYRVQPQIDAPATPERVLWGVEQMKKLQQTAKSAAAAEVEPA; encoded by the coding sequence AAGCGCGGACAAGCACGTCTCCGGCGAAGCTATCTACGTCGACGACCGCCTGGAATTCCCCAATCAGCTGCACGTCTATGCCCGCATGAGCGACCGCGCCCACGCGCGCATCGTCAGCATCGATACCAGCCCCTGCTACCAGTTCCCGGGCGTGGCGATTGCCATCACCAAGGATGACGTACCTGGCCAGCTGGACATCGGCCCGGTCGTGGCCGGTGACCCGCTGCTGGCGGACGGCAAGGTTGAATACGTTGGTCAGGTGGTATTGGCCGTAGGTGCCGATAGCCTGGAAACCGCACGCAAGGCGGCCATGGCCGCGATCATCGAGTACGAAGACCTTGAGCCAGTGCTCGACGTGGTCGATGCGCTGCGCAAGAAGCATTTCGTCCTCGACAGCCACCAGCACAAGATCGGCAATTCCAGCGCCGAACTGGCCACTGCGCCACGTCGCCTGCAAGGCAGCCTGCATATCGGCGGCCAGGAACACTTCTACCTGGAAACCCAGATTTCTTCGGTTATGCCCACCGAAGACGGCGGCATGATCATCTACACCTCGACGCAGAACGCCACCGAAGTGCAGAAGCTGGTGGCTGAAGTGCTCGGCGTGCCAATGCACAAGATCGTCATCGACATGCGCCGCATGGGTGGCGGTTTCGGCGGCAAGGAAACCCAGGCCGCAGGCCCGGCGTGCCTGTGTGCGGTGATCGCCCACCTCACCGGCCGGCCGACCAAGATGCGCCTGCCGCGCGTCGAAGACATGCAGATCACCGGCAAACGTCACCCGTTCTACGTCGAGTACGACGTCGGCTTTGACGATAACGGCCTGCTGCACGGTATCGAGATTGAACTGGCCGGCAACTGCGGCTATTCGCCGGACCTGTCCGGTTCCATTGTTGACCGCGCGATGTTCCACTCGGACAACGCCTACTTCCTCGGCAACGCCACCATCAATGGCCACCGCTGCAAGACCAACACCGCGTCGAACACCGCCTACCGCGGCTTCGGCGGCCCGCAGGGCATGGTCGCCATCGAAGAGATCATGGATGCGGTCGCCCGCAGCCTGGGCAAAGACCCGCTGGAAGTACGCAAGCTCAACTACTACGGCAAGACCGAGCGCAACGTCACCCACTACCACCAGACCGTCGAGCACAACGTTATCCACGAGATGACCGCCGAACTGGAAGCCAGCAGTGACTACGCCAAGCGCCGCGAAGAAATCCGCGCATTCAACGCCAAGAGCCCAGTATTGAAGAAAGGCCTGGCGCTGACCCCGGTGAAATTCGGCATCAGCTTTACCGCCACCTTCCTCAACCAGGCCGGCGCACTGATCCACATCTATACCGATGGTTCGATCCACCTGAACCACGGCGGCACCGAGATGGGCCAAGGCCTCAACACCAAGGTCGCGCAGATCGTTGCTGAAGTGCTGCAGGTGGACATTTCGCGCATCCAGATCACCGCCACCAACACCGACAAGGTGCCGAACACCTCGCCGACCGCAGCCTCCTCGGGGGCCGACCTGAACGGTAAGGCAGCACAGAATGCCGCCGAGACACTCAAGCAGCGCCTGGTTGATTTTCTGGTGCGAGAATACAAGGTCACCCCGGAAGATGTGGAGTTCCGCAACAGCCAGGTGCGCGTACGCGACCTGTTCCTGAGCTTCGAGGAAGTGATCCAGAAGGCCTACTTCGGCCAGGTGTCGCTCTCCAGCACCGGGTTCTATCGCACGCCGAAGATCTACTACGACCGTGACAAAGCCGCCGGCCGCCCGTTCTACTACTTCGCCTACGGCGCCGCCTGCTCCGAGGTGATCGTCGACACCCTAACTGGCGAGTACAAGATGCTGCGCACCGACATCCTGCATGACGTCGGTGCCTCGCTAAACCCGGCCATCGATATCGGTCAGGTCGAAGGTGCCTTCGTTCAGGGCATGGGTTGGCTGACCATGGAAGAGCTGGTGTGGAACGGCAAGGGCAAGCTGATGACCAATGGTCCGGCCAGCTACAAGATCCCGGCCATTGCCGATATGCCGCTGGACCTGCGCGTTAACCTGGTGGAAAACCGCAAGAACCCGGAAGACACCGTGTTCCACTCCAAGGCCGTTGGTGAGCCGCCGTTTATGCTCGGCATCGCCGTGTGGTGTGCGATCAAGGACGCCGTGGCCAGCCTGGCTGACTACCGCGTACAGCCGCAGATCGACGCACCAGCCACGCCTGAGCGCGTGCTCTGGGGTGTGGAGCAAATGAAGAAACTGCAGCAGACCGCCAAGTCGGCGGCCGCCGCAGAGGTTGAACCGGCGTAA
- a CDS encoding LysE family translocator, producing MSLETWLLFASAALVVILIPGPLSLLMVSNSLNYGLRRSAPAFIGGVSASICLLSASALGLGALLLASEQLFSLLKIVGALYLFYLAWQSWQESRKAAKPVTAEEQPVNPSFRAMFWKAFGLGASNPKDILFFAAFLPQFISAERPMLGQLLVMIATWAVLDLACKLFYGLSAQGAARYLRSGKGQVWFNRISAALFGGAGAASLLSR from the coding sequence ATGAGCCTGGAAACCTGGCTGTTGTTCGCAAGTGCTGCACTGGTGGTGATTCTGATCCCCGGGCCGCTGTCACTGTTGATGGTCAGCAACAGCCTGAACTATGGCCTGCGCCGCTCGGCCCCAGCCTTTATAGGTGGGGTGTCCGCCTCGATCTGCCTGTTGAGCGCTTCGGCACTCGGCCTTGGCGCGCTGCTACTGGCCTCGGAGCAGCTATTCAGCCTGCTGAAGATTGTCGGCGCGCTGTACCTATTCTACCTCGCCTGGCAAAGCTGGCAGGAATCGCGCAAAGCCGCAAAGCCGGTGACGGCGGAAGAGCAGCCGGTCAATCCGAGCTTTCGCGCCATGTTCTGGAAGGCCTTCGGCCTGGGCGCCAGTAACCCCAAGGACATTCTGTTCTTTGCCGCATTTCTGCCGCAATTCATCAGCGCCGAGCGACCCATGCTTGGCCAGCTACTGGTAATGATCGCCACCTGGGCAGTGTTGGATCTGGCCTGCAAACTGTTCTACGGCCTCAGCGCTCAGGGCGCGGCGCGCTACCTGCGTTCAGGCAAAGGCCAGGTGTGGTTCAACCGCATCAGTGCTGCCTTGTTTGGCGGTGCCGGCGCCGCATCGCTGCTTAGTCGCTGA
- the guaD gene encoding guanine deaminase — MTSPVKAYRAAILHSIADPAVVGVEQSYEYFEDGVLVVDNGQVAKVGHAVDLLPSLKGVEITEYRDALITPGFIDTHIHYPQTGMIASYGEQLLDWLNTYTFPTEQQFADKAHAADVAGIFLKELLRNGTTTALVFGTVHKQSVDAFFEAAQTLNLRMIAGKVLMDRNAPDYLTDTPESGYADSKELIERWHGKGRLHYAVTPRFAPTSTPEQLTLAGKLLGEYPDLYMHTHLSENRKEIEWVKALFPERKGYLDVYDHYKLIGARSVFAHGVHLCDDECKRLAETGSAVAFCPTSNLFLGSGLFDLNKLEEHGVRVGLGTDVGAGTSFSQLQSLNEAYKVMQLQGKKLDPFKSLYLATLGGANALYLDDKIGNFASGKDADFVVLDYNATPLISYRMQQAKTLDEKLFALTMLGDDRAVKETFAAGQSVHRRD; from the coding sequence ATGACTAGCCCAGTGAAAGCCTACCGCGCCGCCATCCTGCACAGCATTGCCGACCCTGCCGTGGTGGGCGTTGAGCAATCCTATGAGTATTTTGAAGACGGTGTACTGGTCGTCGACAACGGTCAGGTGGCCAAAGTCGGCCACGCCGTAGACCTGCTGCCATCGCTCAAGGGCGTTGAAATCACCGAATACCGCGACGCGCTGATCACCCCCGGCTTTATCGACACCCATATCCACTACCCGCAAACCGGGATGATCGCCTCCTACGGCGAACAGCTGCTTGATTGGCTGAACACCTACACCTTCCCCACCGAGCAGCAGTTTGCCGACAAGGCCCATGCCGCGGACGTGGCCGGTATCTTCCTGAAAGAGCTGCTGCGCAACGGCACCACCACCGCCCTGGTGTTCGGCACGGTGCACAAGCAATCGGTAGACGCCTTCTTCGAGGCCGCCCAAACGCTGAACCTGCGCATGATCGCTGGTAAGGTGCTGATGGACCGCAACGCCCCGGACTACCTGACCGACACCCCGGAATCCGGCTACGCCGACAGCAAAGAGTTGATCGAACGCTGGCACGGCAAAGGCCGCCTGCATTACGCGGTGACCCCACGTTTTGCCCCGACCAGCACCCCGGAACAGCTGACCCTGGCTGGCAAGCTGCTGGGCGAGTACCCGGACCTGTATATGCACACCCACCTCTCCGAGAACCGCAAGGAAATCGAGTGGGTCAAGGCGCTATTTCCCGAGCGCAAGGGTTACCTGGATGTGTACGACCACTACAAGTTGATCGGCGCCCGCTCGGTATTCGCCCACGGCGTGCACCTTTGCGACGACGAGTGCAAACGCCTGGCCGAAACCGGCTCGGCAGTGGCCTTCTGCCCGACTTCCAACCTGTTCCTTGGCAGCGGCCTGTTCGACCTCAATAAGCTCGAAGAACACGGCGTGCGCGTCGGCCTGGGTACCGATGTGGGCGCGGGCACCAGCTTCAGCCAGCTGCAATCGCTGAACGAGGCCTACAAGGTCATGCAGCTGCAAGGCAAGAAGCTCGACCCGTTCAAGTCGCTGTACCTGGCCACCCTTGGCGGTGCCAATGCGCTGTACCTGGACGACAAGATTGGTAACTTCGCAAGCGGCAAAGACGCCGACTTCGTGGTGCTCGACTATAACGCCACGCCGCTGATCAGCTACCGCATGCAACAGGCCAAGACCCTCGACGAAAAACTCTTCGCCCTGACCATGCTCGGCGACGACCGCGCGGTGAAGGAAACCTTCGCTGCCGGCCAATCGGTGCATCGCCGCGACTAA
- the uraH gene encoding hydroxyisourate hydrolase — translation MGRLTTHVLDAAHGCPGSELKIELYRVEGAQMELLNSVVTNHDGRCDAPVLQGDDYRSGVYQLHFHAGDYYRARGVKLPEQAFLDVVVLRFGIDAGQEHYHVPLLISPYSYSTYRGS, via the coding sequence ATGGGACGATTGACCACACACGTACTGGATGCCGCCCATGGTTGCCCAGGCAGCGAATTGAAGATTGAGTTGTATCGCGTTGAAGGGGCTCAGATGGAGCTGCTCAATAGCGTTGTCACCAACCACGATGGCCGCTGCGATGCGCCAGTGTTGCAAGGTGACGATTACCGCAGCGGGGTTTACCAGCTGCATTTCCATGCCGGCGATTACTACCGCGCACGCGGCGTCAAATTGCCTGAACAGGCTTTTCTGGATGTTGTTGTGCTGCGCTTCGGCATCGATGCCGGGCAGGAGCATTACCACGTGCCATTGCTGATTTCCCCTTACAGCTACTCCACCTACCGCGGTAGCTGA
- the xdhC gene encoding xanthine dehydrogenase accessory protein XdhC, whose amino-acid sequence MSWISALADLQQRGEPCVLVTIIEERGSTPRNAGSKMVVTADRIFETIGGGHLEFKAMELAREMLSSRSQDTRLERFSLGASLGQCCGGATVLLFEPMGQPQAQIAVFGAGHVGRALVPLLASLPCKVRWIDSRENEFPEQIPAGVDKVVNEEVIDEIERMPAGSYFIVMTHNHQLDLELTAAILKRNDFAYYGLIGSQTKRAKFEHRLRDRGFDPGVVARMRCPMGIAEVKGKLPVEIAVSIAGEVIATYNAAFGQESKKGQPSVAKLLPASRRSQA is encoded by the coding sequence ATGAGTTGGATCAGCGCCCTCGCCGACCTGCAGCAACGCGGTGAACCCTGCGTGCTGGTGACCATCATCGAAGAACGCGGCTCAACCCCGCGCAATGCGGGCTCGAAAATGGTGGTCACCGCTGACCGCATCTTCGAGACCATCGGTGGTGGTCATCTGGAGTTCAAGGCGATGGAGCTGGCCCGCGAAATGCTCAGCAGCCGCAGCCAGGACACCCGCCTGGAGCGCTTCAGCCTCGGCGCCAGCCTTGGCCAGTGCTGCGGCGGTGCCACTGTGCTGCTGTTCGAACCCATGGGCCAGCCCCAGGCACAGATCGCCGTGTTCGGCGCTGGCCACGTTGGCCGCGCCCTGGTACCACTGCTCGCCAGCCTGCCATGCAAGGTGCGCTGGATCGACTCGCGGGAAAACGAGTTTCCCGAGCAGATCCCCGCCGGCGTGGACAAGGTGGTCAATGAAGAGGTGATCGACGAGATCGAACGCATGCCCGCCGGCAGCTACTTTATCGTCATGACCCACAACCATCAGCTCGACCTGGAGCTGACCGCCGCAATCCTCAAGCGCAATGATTTTGCCTACTACGGCCTGATCGGCTCGCAGACCAAGCGCGCCAAATTCGAACATCGCCTGCGTGATCGCGGTTTCGACCCAGGCGTTGTCGCGCGCATGCGCTGCCCCATGGGCATTGCCGAGGTGAAAGGCAAATTACCGGTGGAAATTGCCGTATCCATCGCCGGCGAAGTAATCGCCACCTACAACGCGGCCTTTGGCCAAGAGAGCAAAAAGGGCCAGCCCAGCGTGGCCAAGCTGCTGCCCGCCTCTCGCCGAAGCCAGGCCTGA
- the puuE gene encoding allantoinase PuuE, giving the protein MSADYPRDLIGYANNPPHPHWPNDARIALSFVLNYEEGGERSILHGDKESEAFLSEMVSAQPLQGQRNLCMESLYEYGSRAGVWRLLNLFQKHNIPLTIFAVAMAAQRHPDAIKAMAAAGHEICSHGYRWIDYQNMSEAEEREHMLEAIRILTELTGERPVGWYTGRLGPNTRRLVREEGGFLYDSDTYDDDLPYWDPASTVEKPHLVIPYTLDTNDMRFTQVQGFNKGDDFFEYLKDAFDVLYAEGVAGAPKMLSIGMHCRLLGRPARLASLARFLEYVQSHEKVWCARRVDIAKHWHATHPLQEPSKESSK; this is encoded by the coding sequence GTGAGCGCTGACTACCCACGCGACCTGATCGGTTACGCCAACAACCCACCCCATCCGCATTGGCCGAATGATGCGCGAATCGCCCTGTCCTTTGTTCTCAACTATGAGGAAGGCGGCGAGCGCAGCATCCTGCACGGCGACAAAGAGTCCGAGGCGTTTCTCTCCGAGATGGTTTCGGCCCAGCCACTGCAAGGCCAGCGCAACCTGTGCATGGAGTCGCTTTACGAGTATGGCAGCCGTGCCGGCGTCTGGCGTTTGCTGAACCTGTTCCAGAAGCACAACATCCCGCTGACCATCTTTGCCGTGGCCATGGCTGCGCAGCGTCATCCAGATGCGATCAAGGCGATGGCCGCCGCAGGCCACGAGATCTGCAGCCACGGCTACCGCTGGATCGACTACCAGAACATGAGCGAAGCCGAAGAGCGCGAGCATATGCTCGAAGCCATCCGCATCCTGACTGAACTGACCGGCGAACGCCCGGTGGGCTGGTACACCGGCCGCCTCGGCCCGAACACCCGCCGCCTGGTACGTGAAGAAGGTGGTTTCCTGTATGACAGCGACACCTACGACGACGACCTGCCCTACTGGGATCCGGCCAGCACCGTGGAAAAACCGCACCTGGTGATCCCTTACACACTCGACACCAACGACATGCGCTTCACCCAGGTGCAGGGCTTCAACAAGGGCGATGATTTCTTCGAGTACTTGAAGGACGCCTTTGATGTGCTCTACGCCGAAGGCGTAGCCGGCGCGCCGAAAATGCTTTCGATTGGCATGCACTGCCGCCTGCTCGGCCGCCCCGCACGCCTGGCCTCATTGGCGCGCTTCCTTGAATACGTGCAGAGCCACGAAAAAGTCTGGTGCGCCCGCCGCGTCGACATCGCCAAACACTGGCACGCGACCCATCCGCTGCAAGAGCCATCCAAGGAGAGCTCGAAATGA